The nucleotide window ggaagcatttttttacagaacgggttattaggcagtggaatggattgcccagggaggtggtggagtccccatccctggaggtgtttaagggtagggttgacatagcgctgagagatatggtgtagatgggaactggcagtgtgaggttaatggttggactggatgatcttcaaggtcctttccaacctagttgattctgtgattccgtgattctCCCACTCCTTCACTTCCCCCAGTACAGGTTTAGACAGCAGTTATACCCCTTCTTCTTTCTTAGGCTAAACAAGTTCTGCTGGCTGCCTGGGAGGTGGGCTCTTCATTCCACTCAAgcaccagcagcccctctctgcatctctgctgaATCCCCCCAGTCACAGCTGATGAGAACTGGAAATGGGTTTGAGGTGAAGCCTCTCCACAGCCTTAGTCACTGTATTCATATTTGTGAGCCATTACTGGAAATATTTAGCTGGATGCATGCAGGATCAGGTGGTAGCTTTCTCACGGCCATGTTATGCTGTTGGCTTAGAGTTCTTCATTGAAGCCTTCACCTTGTCCTTCTGGTCTACCTACAGTCCAATTACATACTTTCCAATGCAAAGTGTTTAAACCTGAAACAGTTCCAACTAGGAGCTGCAGAAGAGGCCCCAAAATAATGGAAGTAGGAAAACTCTGACAGTACTACTTCAGAACAGGAGTGCACAAAGCAAATCTACCATGCTGTATTTTAAGCCCCAAATTCATCAGTAAGCGGATTACAATAAAAAAGTATCACTATCTAATGAAGTGATTTTTCTCTGATTGGCAAGCAATCATATGATAGAGATAGCAGTAATGCACGTAAGTTGTTTTCCATCAACATGGCATTTTCAACAGCCTATTAGGACAACCCTAAACTCACAAAAAACAATTATAATTTACTGCAGTACCTCGCTCTCACACAGAGATGTATTTAATCAGTGTGCTGAGATTAAAACCTGATTAAGAAACTATTATCACTGGTTGGCTTCCAGAAAAGTGAAATTATATTTATACTGTCTAGTAGTCAAGAGGAGTAAAGTAACGTACTACCACTGCTTAGAAAGCAAGGAAACAACAacttttctccatcttttctatGAAGTCCCGTAATGCTTGATGGGACAAAGGTCTAGCCTCCCAGAACCTATCCTGATGACACATGAGAACAGCAAGTGCATGCATGCACCCTTGCAACTGAGATGCCAATGGGAAACTACAGTACACACTACACTTGACCTTAGTCAAAAGGCCAAGAACCTAGGTCCTAAAAACAGCCAAACAAGAGTATATAAAATGGAGCAAATGGTGTGGAACCATGAAAGGGGGTGTGGAAGCCCCTTCCTCATGTTGCTTGCTTTCTTGCTACGACTTTGTCCCTAATCCCCTTCCTCTCACATACTTCCAAATCCGTAATTTTAATCATAAATACACACCCTGATGGGTTTTACAGCAAAGAGATAGACTGAAAAgataatgaaaggaaaacagatgctGGCAGATGAAAGAAGCTTGTGAAGTGGACAGAGGCATACAAATAAAGGTCTGCTTTAGAGTCTTGTTGTCTCCAGAGTGTTTGATGAGTCTTCTTGCTCACTGCTTTTTCACAAGTACAAATGGTAGAGCATTGCAAAGAACAGTCACAAACCGAGGAAACGGAGTAAGTGCAAAGAGTCAACTCATACTTTACAAAATGCTTAAAGTAGAATGAGAGTAAAATAGGTAGATCCAAAGCGAAGCTTTGCAGTATGGCAGGTTACAAATTTTACTTGCTGTAAAACCTTACTGAAAGCCATTCAAAACATAAGAACAAAGATGCCAAATAGAGAACAGCAGCAATTTTTCCATAAGTGAATTCCTGACCAACCCATGAAACATCTAAGAAGTATCTCATATGCAATCTTGATGTTTCACAGTCACAAGTCATTCGTGATGGACAACAACTCCCTGAATTTTCTCTTTGTGTTCCTCAAAATTATGgagaacattttttatttcctacagCCTCTTCCACCCTGCTGACAAGAGTAGAATAACAGCTCATACTGTGGTGTATCATCCAAAGACCTCTcaggacatggaaaagaaaactgaataaaacagaaaggctgtagacaagagaaaaaaaaaatctacaagaCTAAATGTTCCTACTTCTTAAATCACAGTAGGTGCATAACACATAGCTGTTGAAAGAGCTAGTTATTCCATgagagctttttcttctctttgtatGCTTCCAGCATAGCTACACATTTTTCCTAGATGAGATCCACTTACTTAGACATGATCTGAGAGCCTTGGCTAGCTTCTCAGTATTAAAATGCTTTCCAGCACGTGTACATATGCCCTATAGTCCACATTTACCCTCCTATTtgcagatttgcttttgtcccaGAAACTGCTCAGAAGTGACTTGTACACATCCAGGGCGGTCAACGTATTTCTGGCAGTTAGGGTGCATACTGCATTTCCAGGTGTGCAGccttcaggattattttttcattacttcctttccacttttttttttttcctttctgtgatttCAAACAGACACCCGCAGCAGATGCTTCATGCTTTCAGCCTGCCATGTGCATGCTGTCGCATCGGCAGCTGCTCCTCTGGCATGCACATACACCATACGGGGGAGCATGCTTGCTCCTCTAACACCTCCCATAAAGCTTCAGCAACTTTCCCTCAAGCATCTCTGGGGGGCTTTTAAGCCACTGCCCATGTTTTTTTGCAAAGTTGCTCTCCTAGATATTGCCTTGCCTGGGTCTATCACTCTGGAATTTCTATCAGTGCGGTTCCTTTTTATGACtcaaagcaaacacacatcttttttttcccctttcactcCTGCCTggattaaaagggaaaaaggatgaTTTTACAGTAGCTAGCCCTGAACAGCACCATTTCTGTGCTTAAACCAGCCTGTTGCCACCAGCTGCATAGCTGAAGGCCTAATGCTTCTTGCTTCATATGGGAAACATCTCCTACTGCATAGCAAAACAAGCTGCAGGCCTTTCAAAGCTGCTCTGGTGGCGACGAAATGAGACACCTCAGGCTACTGCCAGATGCAGGAAAGCAAGATGACAGCTCAGCTGCACACAATTGCattaaaagcacaaaaccagagATTTATACAAGGCAGCACCAAAGTCAGCTGTACCCATCAGCATGAGCTGAACTCACTCCTCCCCTCCAGGAAGGAGGCACTCTGTGCTCGCCAGCTCGAGCACTGCAGGCTTTGCTGCTAATAGGATAACTTCCTTCTACAACCTTCCCCACAGCAGTGGCCCAGGAACATGCACATCTAACTTAGGCTGAAAGGGAATTTTCCACCACCCACAAGCCTCTTTCTACCTTGCATAAATCTTCTCAAGCACAGGCTGCAAAGAAACTGCACCAGCCTCTGCAGATAACACATAACAAGCAATTTGCCACGATAAATCTTCAGGGCCTAACTCCTGTGTCAAGTTTCCTTTACACCCTCACATTTAGAATAAGCACACGTTGAATTTACACCTACTTCCAGGTCCCTTCACATTGCAGTAATAACAGGATGGGGGCTCAGTGTAAATTAGGATAAGGCCATTAAGCAGAAAGGCCATTCACCCTCTCTCTGTCAATTAAGGGGTATCAGATACAGGCAGATACACTGACAAGACATACTTTTTCATCTGTGAACATAAGCTTAAGCAATCCCTAAATAATCACTCTTTTCTCAGCAAACTTTCTGGAGCACATATAAGATCAAAGGTGGCTTTCCCAGCCTCAAAGTTATTAACACCTCAAGGAAAAAGTACACAAAAGCCAGAGCTGTCCTGATGGCTTCCTTGATCTGAGGACAGAGACAAGCCATAGCAACAGAGGGCTGTTACCCTCAGTATAAACAGGGCAGCGTCTAAGCACGAATAGGAAAACAACATATTTATCTGTGAAAAATATGTACTTTCAGGTCACTTTTGAATTGCTACTTCTTTTAAGGAACAGTtcccaaaataaaaaattgcacacatattttaactgcagaaaaacatcttCACGGCATGTGATCAGAAAGCACACCAATGATAATGCACTGTATGCTGAAGTTAAAAGAATAGGGGACAGGCATTGCCCCTAAAATTAGTTCACAAGCAAGTGAATTCTGGATCCATTTtcaccacaagaaagaaaaaaatccaacaacccaagacctcaaaaaaaccccagtcagtTGATGTCTAGAAGCGTCCTTAATTTTATAAGGAATGTGAAGATAACAGACCCATGGGATACACTTTAATTCatgatttttgtctttgtaatTGAGATCAGAGGCCAGACTCAGAGCACTAGGGAAGGGAATCCATGAGAAACAAGGAGCTCCACAAGGAATAGAAGCAGTAAAACTTAGTTTCCTACCTGTACTTTCCCTAAAGCTAACATACAGCATGGACTCTCTGATGTACAAAGAATGCCTCCTCTcctattttcaaaattactgcAATTCACTATCCCTCAGAGCTCAACTTTCCTCTGTAAAATGTGGTTAAAATGGGGCAGAGGATTCAAAAGCTGCTGAGGAGAGACAACAAAAAGAGACAGAGATGCACAAAGTAAGgatgaaaatttgttttctgaaccTGTAACAATATGAAAAGAGAAGCAACAATCTGGGCTAGCGGTTCCCAAAATATGACGTAAGTATCACCTGCAGTTTGAAAGCGGTATGCAAATGACATTCATGCACATTACTGGGACTAAATTTGTAAAAACCTTGTATAGAGTACAATTAAGCTAAAACAAACCACAAGCATTTAATTCATCCCAACTAGCACGGCAAGAGCCTCCTCCCCAACACTGTATGCTCTGGCCACCCTACCTGCACTGGACCAGAGGTACAGAGAACCCCATCGTACCTCAACCAAGGGCTTTCATGTTATCCGAGCTTCTGCAAGAGTCATTCCAAAACCACACCGTCATTGCTTCAGccatgtgaggaaaaaaaacacacttcTAGGAAGAAAATATAGCTCAGGAGGGTATCATTGAAAAAAGAAACTTTGTGTTTGAACTGAACAAATGATAATGAGTGTTCCAGACCCAGCCTGAAAAGCAGGGGAGCACAGAGCTGGGAGAGCAATACACACCTCTGCCTATGTCAGTCCATAGTTCTGTCCACATTTGCTGTCAGATGCCCAAGAGAACTCAACGCAGAGAAagctattagaaaaaaatactactaCTTAATATTTTCATAGCACTTTCCACCTGGCAATTTTTAAGCAATCAATACATTAACTAAtttaccaagaaaaataaaaacatacattgGCATTCTGTGTGATCAGTAGCTTATACTTTCAGAGGAAAACAATTCTACTTTATTAGAATTAAACTTTAAGGCCTGAATTCACTATACATTATTCATACTGTTACATTTTAAATTGGTAGAGAGGTAATCAATCAGCTCATTAGCTCCGAAATGCATTTAACAGTACATTTTGCTAAGTTCCCATGttaagaaaaccacagaaaaacctGGAGCTGTTAACATCTTTTTATCATTGGTTAAGAACTAACAAGTTAGGGCACTGTaattgttgctttaaaaaaaaaataaatttaaaaatcccaCCTTCCATCTTTGCCACCTTGGGCTTTGCTAAAGATGCCAGTTAATGATTCTCCCTTACTTCAGTTAGTCTGTTGAGATCTCTCTGAAATCACTTCCAGCTACAACAGGGCTTCCTTTTTGTGGGTAGCAGCACATGTCAGCTTGGCACAGCTTTCCTTTTTCGTAAGTGCAAGATGCTTCCCTGTGCTGATACAGGAAGCTATCAAAAACATACTGTGGCTGGATTTAAGAGCAGATTCCAGAGAACTAGCCATAATTAGCATTTCTAGCCAGAAACATTATACTGAtctgaaaattaatcttttgggactaagatttaaaaaatacagttcacaTGCTCACTGTGACAGagcaatttctgtatttcaggtaTGTGGTCTCTTTTCTCTCCCATGGCCTGTGGGATGAGGTGGCAGCGCACTAATTTTTATTGCTGGTGAACTCAAACAAAAGACTGCTCTTTATGAGATACAATGCAAGCACAGGCAAATATGATGGCTGTATCCATTcagttctggttttcttttttttaatgcataaaatgAGTACACAAATTTTAGTGACATTCATACTCCTGGCAGGTTGCCAACTCACCCCAATGATAACACAAATGTTGGGCATTTTTGAGTCAGGACACCATGGCAGCGAACCACTGGAAAAATCAGGGATTCATCCTGTCTCCTTTAGCAGTAGAGAGATGAATTTTCAGAGGGGggtaaattttctgttttctgaagtacTGAACATTGAGCAAGGCTGGATATAAGAAAAAGGCAGATCATTAATCCAAGTAACTCTAGCAGCTCTTTTATATGACATCCCACTTCTGTGGCTTCTTTATTAATCTTAACTGTTAGAAGACAAAACAAGTTAAATTGTGTGATATTTAGAGAGTATCTCGTGACTTCTATATGTGCTCCCGCaaatacaattaaattaattttccttagtGTTTCCCTAGCAGTTTCATATTTCTTCTATGCTCCATTTGCATCTGGTGTTCTCAGATAACATACATAGCCAGGAGttaaacaatattttgaaaatcaaaagTAGAATTTTGAGGCTCAATAGACCAGTAGTAAGTACAGTAAACACTTGACAAAAATACAAAGACAACTGGACTCTGGAACCAGTCCCTTTAACACCTCTAAAGCTTCTGTCTAATTAGGTTCATTTTGTGACAAACAAAAATGGGATTAGATCAGCATTACTGTTATTATAGCAGCCTAGATGATTTTACTTGTCAAACATTTAATCAATCTTTAGTCCTATACTGGCGTCTGATTTTCAAAGCTCATGGGAGACTAGATGCCTTTCTCATGAACAAAAATCATGAAGTTCACCCACATGTCAGAGATAACCTACAGTCATCTTTATAAATGcttcacaacattttaaaaatggcattctgtctgggagagggaggggaagatcATAGCCCATTTGTTGTCCCTCTTTATTCctagaggaaagagaggagaaatggaattctgtatttcagataaCAGAGACTTCATTCCTAACAGACTGCAATGTCACATATTGAAAACATGGGCAGTGAACAACAACTATAAGCCCCTACTTGTTCATATGacaaatatttcactgaaaaatggagCAACATCAAAAAGCTAGAAAAGAAATGGTCATTCTCAGCTCTGTCAGTGTTGCAGCTGGTATTCACGCAGGTTTAGATTAATCCATGAGACACTTCTTCAGAGCTTATCCTAGGTGTCAGTTAAGCAGGAAATCTGGCTCCCGATAACCAAAGAGTTTAAAATCGCCTTCAAAACGCGTGTAGAGGCGTCTTATGTCTCTCTTGCTAATTCCCGAAAAATACCGCTctacttttgttttgttgtacACTGTTATGCCTGGTGGAATCGTGGGGTATGATACCAGATGGTCTATGCCCGCTGCTTTCAAGATATACGGAGCATCATCCTCCAGGGTTTCATGGTGTCCAATCACACTATACGTGATTTCACAGGGGGCGCAGAGTTCCACATATGTTACCCAATGAATTATGTGGTCACCGAACTGAACATCTAACCATCGATGATTAGGGTCACCCAGGTAGCGCACAAAATCCTCAAACTGCAGCCCTTTGGTCTCTGTGCGATTCTTTCTGTATTTACGAATGATGCCAGGAGCAATTTCATGCCGGTACCAAGGTTCAAACCGAGGATTGTGCACAAACTTGTctttaaatgcagaaataagTCTTTCAAATGGATCTCTAACAATAAAAAACTTGAAGTATAAATTCAGTctaaacagaggaagaaaaaaaaaaaattaaaaaagtgttTAGCAAAGACTTACAAAAGGTACATAAACTCTGACCACAGACACAGTAATGTGAATCTTACGCCATTTGCATAGTCTAACTATATTATAATTAATAGGACTAGAGATACAATTTCTGTCTTCATACTAACAGTTTTTGTATACAGTACAATGTGGAAATAGTTCATCCtagttttcacattttatttaaactggAGAAGCTTAGTTTATCTCAATCCATataaaaaggagacaaaagatgctgaaaagaggCTAAAAGCTCTGAgtcaaagatattttttatgCCATGTGACTAAGCTCAAGAAGCAAAATACACAAAGACATGGAAAAAGTGGGTTGGTGAGGCTAAATGCATACAGAGGGCTGCATTTTTCACTGGCAGGTAGTTAGAC belongs to Strix uralensis isolate ZFMK-TIS-50842 chromosome 2, bStrUra1, whole genome shotgun sequence and includes:
- the CHST10 gene encoding carbohydrate sulfotransferase 10, with translation MHHQWLLLAACFWVIFMFMVASKFITLTFKDPDGYGAKQEPLILTAVTKVEEVHVPEQKHWPEEFQPTGKAFSGNLIRQPLVHMERLELLRNVCRDTALRNLSHTAVSKFVLDRIFVCDKHKILFCQTPKVGNTQWKKVLIVLNGAFSSIEEIPENIVHDHEKNGLPRLSSFSDSEIKKRLNLYFKFFIVRDPFERLISAFKDKFVHNPRFEPWYRHEIAPGIIRKYRKNRTETKGLQFEDFVRYLGDPNHRWLDVQFGDHIIHWVTYVELCAPCEITYSVIGHHETLEDDAPYILKAAGIDHLVSYPTIPPGITVYNKTKVERYFSGISKRDIRRLYTRFEGDFKLFGYREPDFLLN